Below is a genomic region from Apostichopus japonicus isolate 1M-3 chromosome 7, ASM3797524v1, whole genome shotgun sequence.
caaaaaaatgttttatttcaatcTCAACAAGGATTGCAAAGTAGTACAAATGACATTGAGAGATGCACAACTGGGCTTCCTTTTATGTTCTTATTTACGCAGCAGTTCTGGGCTTTAATCTGTAGTACCCCGATGCCTCTGTGGTGTACATACATGCGTCTGACCACAAATGACAGGTATTTTTCAGACTGAAAGGGGGCACAGAAAGGGGCACTTAGCAGTGGATACCCTGTTTTATTTCCAGTTTAATCCCATTTGTGACCACCTGAACTTTTTcaagaatgaaaataataagCAAACTCGATTCCAACTCTTGATATGTGTGGGACAAACCGAAAGCTGTCTTTAAGGGTTGTTAAAGTTTTTTGTGCTTCATTCGGgccttttttaaaatttttttttcgtAACTTGTTCTATAATCCTGCATTTtggaattttgaaaatgttgttaaatttcttttatacaattcttttttaaagttagaaatagaaaaggaaaagataaatttgttttgcCTATACTGTATTTTGATTCAATTGTATTGAGTGATTGGGTCTAAATCCGATTCCAgcgagaataaaaaaaatattcttaagtttttaagtaaattcagaaaaaaaattagtctGGTGGCCTTCCTTTTATGTGCTGTGTCTTTATATTTGATTGTTAGTGTATATTCAgaatgaaattgaagaaaagtTTGGAATGGAAATAATTGagatgaaacttttttttttttttttattaatactaGTGTCTGTAAATAATCCTCCATGATCATGCTCATTTGACATGACATTCTTTTTTCTACCATTTTAAGTCaagtttacttttctttttcttttttatgctCGGTTCGATCACAGTAGATACAAAATTGTGTAATCGCTTCAgaattttgcatctggcaactaTATGCATACATGCGTTTACATCGGTTGatataacaacaataatttCAAATCTGACAATCTACACCAAAAATCAATAAGATGGGGGGGGAGTCGATTttagcatctggcaattgtaTGCAATTGCATGACATTGTCTGGTTGCTTTTCTACTATTTTGATGATATCACTATTGTTGCAAAATTTGGCAGTCTGTATCAGAATCAAACAAAGTGGAAGGTAccttttgcatctggcaacatatatatatatatatatatattacatatgtaTTCTTCACATGGTTAGTTGCTGATTAAATCTTGCTAATATAATGATAATTCCCAAAATGTGACAATCTATATCGTATTCAATAAAATTGTGGAGTAGTTTTTATCATCTGGCAACTACTTGCTATGGTTGGTCTTCATCTTTTAGTTTGTATATTATGCAAAAGAGAGCACATTATCCTTTTTGCTATATTTCTCCGGTCCCCCTTATTGGCACCAGGGCTGTAGGTCTCCTGACacaacagccccccccccccctccccacatcgTTAGGCCTACATTACTGACTGCACATTGTCTCTTCATGGTCATTTGTAAGTTGTTTTTCCTCATCGCAATTGGGGGCTTccatcttttgtttttgtttatgagAACATTCATTTTTGGGGCCTCTGTAATATAATCTTTCTGTCATGAACAAAATGGTCAGGAAAATTCCTAAAGTTCTCCTTTGTTTAGATGTTAGCTCCCATtcagtttaaaggcattgaagactcgccccaatcagtgtgcggccatctgaaaaagttaactttccgttgcttgcaagtgacgttttgttcgtgtcgctacaaaatgcagacagtacagtaatgaaacgtgataccttgttatctttagctggacctgagatgtccatcgctgtatcgtttatacactgtgctgtgggtactgaccgcagctgtatgtactgactgtacactagtgtctaattaccgacggtagcaagctgtgtgtgtattttctgggatcgatggtgatgtctaagacttctgttacacctcattcgaaactaggtcagattaccggcatgagacgtttatTTTTGCACACTCTTTAAGCCAGTGTCCACAGTCTTTCAGTTTctcttaaatttttttttttttttcgataaaCAAGTTGGTCATGCAACACTTTGATGTGAATTTTAGCTTGTTTTGTACTCTGTATAGTTTGTACCAAAGTTTAAGTacattttattatgttttttttagtcATGCAGCTATATAAAAGCTCTTTATTACAGCTATTGTTAGCAACAAGGGTCAGTAGTACGGTGGTTACTATAGTATGTATAAAATTTCACCCAAAGGTGATCGGTTGTATCTGTCATGCGATATCAGCATATATTATACCAAGTATAATATCCCGTTTAATATTCGAAATGTCAGAATTCATTGCTCGACTGccatttgtgtttttcttttatttctagCTTCATTATCCAGGCACTATTTCCATATCCACTATGTAGAATGGGAATTAATTTTTTCTAGTATATTCTAACATTGTATACATGCATGTGAGAACATGTATGCTCCTGTACAGAAGatactgttttgttttgattcatGAGGGGGTAGAGCAGGGGCAAGCCCCTGCTCTACCATTCCTGCATGAATGACAAAACCAGCAATCAATTgtaataaaagagaaaaacaggAAAGGCAGTAGGTTAGATACTGGCACACCATGTCTTGGTGTTAGCTTTAGTCTAGTTTTAATGCAAATTAACAAAATGGTCATTCCTTTCTCACATTatattgtttacaaaatttAGAAAACAAACCACTTAGGTCACCGTAATGACAGAGATCCATATAGTCTCTTGTTTCATATCGTTGTGAAAGTATCATCTATTAAATTTACGTATTGAGCTATCAGATTTGATCAGTAGTGCAGTTATGTTTGAAATTTATATATTGTCATGGTATAACATGCTTGTATATACTAACCTTTGTATTCCAATATCAGTACCCAGTGTACCCTTCTGTGGTGTCTATTGTATAATGACCGATGATAAAGAAGTATTATGGAATAAAATTTACAGCTTGTCAGTAGTATATGtcttagttttgtctttttatCCTCTAGTTGTATCATACAAAATAGGCTATCTCTGGCAAAGCTTTGCACTGATTACAcaattatttgcaaatatagggaaacatttttttttgggggggggggctgtggcaTTCCCCTGACTGGTAAAAGCGGCGGgctgtaaccccccccccccccgcatagTACGCCACTGCTGGAAATAAATTCCATAATTTCTAGCAATTTGCAAACGTACATCAACAGCCACAGTGTTCGACTCAAGCCACTTTGGGTcaattatacatatcatgtgcCTGTGTAGAAGCTGACAGGAAATATCGTCGTTATAAAAAGTCGTTATAGCAATCATTAACTACaggaaatattttgtttcatttgtacTTTAACCTTATTCCCGGCCTACAAGTTACACTTTCGTTTTTTATTCTGTATATGCGCACTACAATGTTACAAAATAAAGGGAGATTTCCAAGGTTATTTTTGTCTACACAAAACTCGACATTGAATACAACTTATCTATAGATTAAACTTGTACACGACCTTTACTCTCTTTTGAACTTATCTATGTTTTATTATTCTGTGTTTATCTGGAGTAGTTCAACGTGTAGTCGATGCAATCGGAACTTTATGTCTAAGGTTGACTGAGTAacgtatataaataaatacttagCCTTTGTTCTACGGTGTCAGGGGAACTAGTAGATTGTACATTCTAGAATAATGTTTAGGCCTACCGTCTGCGTGATAAAGACATGCTAGTGTGGTGGAATAAGCAAGGAACTATATAGTGCACTCACATGAATGATACAGGCGTAGGCTACGTTCGTATGCACAGTGTTTTACAGCAAGCTTCTTGTACTATATACACTGTTAGCTATGGCTATATATTCAATCTCAAGGTAGCCACCTTCTCATGATTTCATTTTCGTGATTTTTGAGAAAAACTAGGTTTGAAGTAATTTGTGATCGATCAGCGGTATATTGCTTACGAACTAGAAAGAATTAAGACTTTATGTGAACGCGGCCGTATAATAAGTCTTGCGTTTTGTACGAGCATACATGCATGACTATATACTATATGTTAGTCAGTATGGGAACCGGCAAAATCGGACGTTTTAATGGCGGTCTATTTGTACTGCTTATATTTGTACAATGCTGTTACTCTGTAGCAGAGTATGAATCTCTGACTAAGGAGTTATTTCTTAAGAGGTGCAAAGAATTTGATGACCGTGGAGGAAGGTAAGTATATAAATACTTCATACTTTAGGCTCGAACATGGATTAGTTTTAAGGTAGCCGTACGGTCATGCAGTTGACTTTAAAGGAGAGACAAAAACAACCATCATGCATAGCTTATCTGACAGATTATTTttgttagcctctgaagaagatcctgctaggatcgaaacgtcaggccaacttacttttacacattctcctacacaggctctctagtggataagcagtttgctaagttttattttatttagattATTTTTGTGTGTACATTAACATTCTCCAAACGACAATAAGAGGGTTTCTCCGTCGTGACAGTTCTATATATTGTGTACTTGATTCTGAATTGAATTTTGGTAACAAATTGTCAATACAGATCAATACAGTGGTGATAATTAGACCATGTGCTTAGAAATTGTTCTTCTTTTGTCGGCCTTTGAACGCGAATGAAAACTCAAGTTACATTATATATGCCTAATTATCACTGTCATTGCTCCCCTTTTGgtttaattttcatataatGAATCGTTCGACATATAGAAGCATTTCAAGGCGTACATTATATTTAATTGCAATAATCATGTACATATACCAATTTGCGGTTCATTTCAGTAACAGCTGTGAATCTCTTTGGACGGAATTCTTGAGAGCCTTTGAATGTCCATCTACGGACTGTTCATACGTCAGCAgtcacacaaaatatgaaaactatgTGGCACTTATGCCGCCCACGACTCCAAAGAACAAGGTGTGTTGCCTTAccttttgcatattcatatatatatatatatatatatatatatatatatatatatatatatatatatatatatataaatatatatatatatatatatatatatatatatatacacgtgaCGTGCATGGGTGATGTAGGTTGCGTGGATGAATATAAGTTGGCGAAACTGGTGAATGGGGCGGCGAAGCCGAAGAGGAGGGGGGCATAGGGTCAAGTTCCCCTAATTTTGCCACACTCTTCAAGCATTCCCCCATTCCATGATTGGAAGTGCCCCTTCTTGATAATAAAACATACTTGTTCAATTTTTGTAATTAAGAACCGTCTTAAATGTACTTGAAGAAAATGATATTGTAACTCACTGCGTGCccttttgttgaaaaacatcAAAACACTTTAATTAGTGTTACTGCACTAGCACAGAAGATCAATTTTGTAAGATATATAGTGTTGAAGTAACTTTGTGGTTTCCCCTTTAAATGAAGTCACATGCCCCGCCGCATGCACTCCGAGGTTTGTTCAACTCaagcccccccctcccttccacccCACTATAGTGGATTATAATTCtcttccgccgccactggtacCAGCCACCCCTACCTTTTACACCCTTCCATCCTGATCACAAGAAAATGTCCATCTCTCATTTTCACCCCTCAATAGACCATGTTTTTCTCTGGTCGGACCAAAGATGCTGCCTATAATATTGGCAAAAACTGTGTTCATAAGGACACTATACAGATGACGCTATTGGGTCATATCTTTGATGAGGTCAGCTGGTGTTGTTCTCGGAATGGTCATTTAGATGATATTTGCAGTCAAGATAAAACCTGTACGGATGAGACTGCCAAGCTTTTCTGGAGCCAGGCATCTCACGTGGTAAGTATATGCTCACTGTTAATGTGTTCTCTCTTATTCGTGCCACTTTAATTTTAAATTCGGATATGTCACGGTGATTATATTCACCTAATTCTGTGTTGGTATACGTCTTTCGCTCGAAAAATATTGGTTGCTCCCCCAAAATGCGAAAAAAAATTAACGTTATGCCCAAAAGTATTGAAGTTTCTTTACCTTTGCAATGCATTAGAGCTAGAACACTCAATTAAACATCCGTTCCATAACTGTCACATTTCTGTACAACGTTCCCAGAGTTACTAATTAAAAGTGTTAGTTCTCTCCCAAAGAATATTATAGTTGTAGAGATTATATAAAGTATAGAGGTGGCGGATTGAGGTAATCGTTTAATTTATCGCCTCGTCATTATGAGAACTGTTGGAACTTGAGGTGGTTTTATAACATAAATATTCTCATTATCCGGTGGGGTAGGGAGGGGTACGATGGTAGATAGGGTGCGGAGAGGGTGGTATGGGTGCATACATGGCCTCGACAATAACACATGTACACACTGCTATTGCGTTCACACTGTATGTAAGACTAAGAGTCTCAATATCCGTTGGTTATAGGGAGGGtggttgttggggggggggggggtggtgtgggtGCATATACGGCCtgtaaacaataaaacatacaaacTTTTGCCGTTGTTTTCGTACTATATATTACAACATATGtcgttttgaaaatgaaatcaagATGTTTGGGAAATGTAGgtctcataaaaaaaaatacatccgCCAGTAATCCAGTGGTGAGTGAGGcagagtgggggtggggtaaaGTGGGGTTGGGGATATGGTGAGAGCGAGGGTAGGGGTAGGTGGGAGAATATGGCCTCAGCATTAAGAACACGTACCTGCCAAGTTGCCATCGTAGTTCGTTCTAAACCGTTTATATATAAGGTCCCCGTTTATATATAAGCGGTTTATATATAAGGTCCCCTTatatcataaggtccccggttcgagtcactccaagattaatgtatgtcgttcagttacagagttgaCACAATcgataattcataatcatggacgttaaatatgaatgtaagagactgacttcggtcagcttgcggctttgataagccagtgaggcttcttcgcgagttcctgcttgcaggaggatctaaaatacatacatataatgtaATACGGGTAAGACAACGTcatgttacacacacacacacagaaatcCGTTTATACCTTAATCAGCTATTGTGAcgtcatgtaggcctatagctCAGCTAACGTCTGATATTATATCGTAATGAATTTATCCTTCAGTATGCAGAAAATGCGACCGGTTATACAGCTGTAGTTTTAAATGGATCATCCACTCGGCCACCATATCCAGAAAACAGGTAATCGTGAAATCATGATATATTATGaaggtttccattcgtgcaatagtgcaaatatttcattcgttgaaagctgtaatttgttccattcaactcggctgcgcctcgttgaatgaaacattccatctttcaactcatgaaatatttgcactattgcactcataaccattcattatttgtatactagcTACTTATAGACCTATAATTATAGCCTTGTTATGCCGCAGAATGCAATATTTCACAGTCtaaaagtttatttatttgtttattctgGGGAAGGATGGCACCACTAAATGGGTGGTCGATTTTAACTGTTGGGGCTACTACACCGGGCCCTcctttttaatattcatgagccCAGGGCCGGGTCCAGGGTCCAGTTATGTCTTTCTTGTTCTCTTTGGTTTCCTCTCAGGAAGATAATACAATCAGAATCAGGACAATGAATGGCCCTGGACCAATGAACCACCTGTTACTATAAGCCTCTCTCAATTTTATATTCCATCTTTCTGTGGTTAAGGCTTTCTACATCTTTATTTCTTCAAGTTCTTGTTGCTCTGGTATAGGTTTAAGCGATATATGCGTTGTTGTGTACACTTTTAGTATAAAGTGCCAAGATTGAGATAAACATGGAAGTTTTTAATTAGTTTTATCGAACAATCTGATTTTCtgttcattttcttcttctcattTTTCTAGTATTTTCACAAACGTTGAAGTGCCCGGTCTGACCTCCAACGTTGTATCCATGACTGCAATTCTCGTCTACGACATGAACGACCGCGGAAATTTCATACAAACGtaacatatttgatattttcatttccggtgggggaggggaaggggggggggtagggagggtGGATCCACTGTTGAAGCAATACCCAAACGATGAGgtaaatcagtttttttttggttctacAGTCTTAATCttgttttctaatttatttttatagttGGAGGTGTAATTCTCAAGGAAGCCGTCTTTCAGATCTTCAAGTTGCGCTGACAAAGAAGAACATACAATACAATTGTACTGATGATCTTTGGTGGGTAAAACCAACAAACTTTGGTattacccccccctccccgtctcccatccccctccccatatATAACCGTCATAGATATTTAAGTCTTTCAATTTAAGGAAAACGTAATGATATTTAATGGAGCAATCACTGCATGGTACAATTCCAATTCCCTCTTGATAGCCTGAGCATCAGATAGCAAGGGGACGGGTGGGGGATGGGTAGGGGCCTGGGCAGAGCCAAGGCGCACCCGCAGACAATGTCACCTGGGTATCCAATCCCCCACCCGCCCCTTTTTTGGAAGTTTTCCTTAAATACATTATGCCTATTCTGATTATATTAGTCGTTATCTCATTTACCCGGGCCACATTATGCCTAGTGTCTGGATACGtcttacccccctcccctcccctcccctccctcatcGTCAAGCTTTGATGGAAGTATGCGTGTAGTTTAAAAAAAACGTgatgaaattaaattaatttaactttattttaaattgatCATTTTTCTACAAAAATAGATTGTAAGGAATTAAATGGTTAATTTCTACTATTACATATAATTATGCcatctcctttttttctctccatccAACTAGGTTCTCTAGTGAAGAATGCAACAGCGCCATCATTTCAACACCATTCAACACTTCTTTGGTAGTATTGATGATATTACTACAGCAGTACACACTGTGGAGTTAATATCTTTTAAACCAGCTATTTCCGTTAATTtcacgatttttttttcaaaatcctgTAGTTGAGTTTCAAAGAAATCCCATAATATCATTAGATTGACTGGTCAAGTCTTTTATGTTCAAATAATGAAAGTAATGCTAAAGTGCATTTTTAAAACACCTTACGTTTTCTCTGTGGTTTATGctcattttgagaaaaaaagtgTCTTGTCAACGAAATGTCAATAACCAAAATGAATCACTTCTAACAGTACTTGCTTATTAAACACATTCGTTGCGTGAAAGTTTTTATAACCATTTTTTTATGTCTTTGTGTCTTATAAATTGTAATCGTAATTAGATTAATATTCGTTGTGATGGTTTAATTTGCCAACCAAATGCagaaaggaacagaaaaattcaacataattaatttttaataaccAACGACAAAGAGCAGCTGAAATACCTTAAGTCAGAGACAAAACCAAAGGAagataaagcaaaacaaaaaataaagtttGTCTCATATCATGTTGATTTTCAAAGAATTAcgaaatattttaacaaatgtaTAAATTTAAAGAGGACGTGATAGTTTTATATAATTGTAGATGATCTTGTAGgaacattttttaaataatatttcactTCTTTATGGAATATAATCGCACAAGATAACACTGCATGTTAATGTACAGAAAGACTTAAGTTAAGCTTTTCTTACTGagatgttataaaaaaaaagtttcaccAAACAATACTGAATATCATTTTCTTATATCTGCTATTTTGATCTTCGAGATGTTCATTTcgttaaatttattttctttcgg
It encodes:
- the LOC139969660 gene encoding ADP-ribosyl cyclase/cyclic ADP-ribose hydrolase-like isoform X2, with amino-acid sequence MTIYYMLVSMGTGKIGRFNGGLFVLLIFVQCCYSVAEYESLTKELFLKRCKEFDDRGGSCESLWTEFLRAFECPSTDCSYVSSHTKYENYVALMPPTTPKNKTMFFSGRTKDAAYNIGKNCVHKDTIQMTLLGHIFDEVSWCCSRNGHLDDICSQDKTCTDETAKLFWSQASHVYAENATGYTAVVLNGSSTRPPYPENSIFTNVEVPGLTSNVVSMTAILVYDMNDRGNFIQTWRCNSQGSRLSDLQVALTKKNIQYNCTDDLWFSSEECNSAIISTPFNTSLVVLMILLQQYTLWS
- the LOC139969660 gene encoding ADP-ribosyl cyclase/cyclic ADP-ribose hydrolase-like isoform X1, which produces MTIYYMLVSMGTGKIGRFNGGLFVLLIFVQCCYSVAEYESLTKELFLKRCKEFDDRGGSNSCESLWTEFLRAFECPSTDCSYVSSHTKYENYVALMPPTTPKNKTMFFSGRTKDAAYNIGKNCVHKDTIQMTLLGHIFDEVSWCCSRNGHLDDICSQDKTCTDETAKLFWSQASHVYAENATGYTAVVLNGSSTRPPYPENSIFTNVEVPGLTSNVVSMTAILVYDMNDRGNFIQTWRCNSQGSRLSDLQVALTKKNIQYNCTDDLWFSSEECNSAIISTPFNTSLVVLMILLQQYTLWS